Part of the Sodalinema gerasimenkoae IPPAS B-353 genome is shown below.
GAACTGGCCCCCGAAGGATTAACCCTAGCTGATGTGGTGGCCGTTGCCGGAGAACCCGAGGGGATCTTAACGGTGCGTCCCCTGCCTCCCTACGCGGTCTTAAAATCTGGAAGCCTCAATGCGGTGAGTACCCTATCGGGGGCCCTACCCACCCAAGATAAGGGAATTGTCTGGTTTTCCTTTCTCAATGGCGGCGGAGATATTGAAATTTTGCGGGCGGAACAGGAACGTTTTTTGCGGGAGTTAGAAGCCCAATGGGGGGCCGTCGATGAACTTCCCCCCAATTTGCAGATGACTCCATCCAAAATTTATTAAGAACCAGCTTGACAAAATCATAAATTTGCCCTATCCTAATGGCAACCGTTTAGTTATACTATCTATAGCTTTCTATAGCTTTTAAACCCTAAGGCTGAGTGAACGTTTGGTATTGAGAGGATTAATAATATAATGGCTGGCCGACAAATCAAACGACAAATTAGTTACAAGCACACATTGTCCGAGTTATCTGTCAATAGAAAAGACCCATGTGAGGTAGTAAGAGAGTTGATTTCAAACTCTTATGATGCTGGAGCGACTCAAATAAAAATATATACTCTATTGCAGTATCATGGCTTCATATTTTTTGATAACGGCACTGGCATTAGCCAAGTTCGAGTAAAAAACGATATTTCACCAATGGATGCATTCTTCTCTATTGGTTACTCTACAAAAGTTAAGGGAGGGTCGGTTGGCTATAAGTGCCAGGGTTCCAAGCTTTGCTTTGCATGTAGTAAATTTGCTCTACTGACCAGATGTGAGGATAGTCAAGACAACGCTTGGGATTATGTCGACATTGATAATCCCAAGCAAAATCTACCAAGGGAAAGCTATACAGTCGAGCCTAAGTCTGAGCACGACCCATTTGCTGTTCTAGAGTTTCTTCTAGATCAACCCGATGCCCGGACTGCCCCAATTCTCAACGACTTGAAGGACTTGTTTAGTCAGTTTAGCCATGGAACACTAATATTTGTTAAGGGTTTAGAAGTAGAAGACTTTTCAAAATATTACGGAACAGATTCTAAGTACCCTTACATTTATGAATATATAAAACATTACACTAAGCATGGTGATGTTACCAGACTTAATGCCGAAAGTACGAGTTTTCAGGTCAAGGACGAAGAGGCGTTTAAAAACTCTTATTATAGTAAGGATTGTAGTCTTTGTATATGGGACTATGATAGAGCAGAGCTAAAAGAAATCAAGCAGGGTTATCCTTACGTAGCTATCAAAAAAACAAAGACAAAAACTGGACCTAGTTCTGATTCAATATCATTACCTTCTCAGTTAAAATATCTCCGTTCATTGCGTTGTTCGTTGAGAAAAGCTAAGACTTTCAGGTTTGAAGGTCAGACATACTGTTTAGCATTTGCTGTTGACGGTACAAGGACAGCTTTGGATTTCTATGAGGCATTGGGGAGACAGGGAAGTAGTAGATCCGGTATCACACTAAGTTCTCAGCAAGGTACTTTTTTATGTTCAGAAGGAATCAAAATATGCGAATACAATCAGCTTTTTTTAAACGAAGTTTTCGATTTGGTAAAATTCTCGGTTTTATCTGATCCAAAAGCTCAGAGACACTTTGTTTTCATGATCAATGGTAGTTTTGACCTGGTCACAAACAGAACTTCTTTAACCACTGAATCTGAAAAGGTGGTACAAAGCACCCGTTTCCTGAAAGAAATTGAGTCCTTCGTAAGTAATTTTTATCAGACAGATAATGTTTTTAGAGATTTGGTAGATCGTTTAAATGGTGAAATAAATTCTGCCAAAATAGAGATTCAGGTAAAGAAATTTAGGGAAAGTAAGGATAATCTGTGTAAAAGACACTACTTTTACGTAGAAAATATAGATATTTTAAAAGACAAACGCTTCTATGAACCAGCAAGTGGTGAAGAGCATGGTGTAGGTGCTTTATATACAGTCTTTGCTAATCTTGTTCCTGACGACTCTCCATATAAGAAGTTTTGGCTTCGCCCACTTAACTTTGCGGCCCAAGGTTTAGATAGTATAGCAGAGGAAAAGCCTAACTCGACTAAGTCTCTGAAGGGATTAGAGTATAAGTACAAATTTTCTATTGATGAAATCTTTAACCATCCTTTAATTATAACAGATCAAATCGTCTGTTGGGAAGTAGATCTCGGTTCAGATAAAGGTGACGGAGATGTTTTGGAAGTAAAAGACGAGTCGGGTGCTAAAGGTGTTATAAATCTTCAAGCAGGGGATATGCAAGACATAGGATTTGAAATTAAAGATATAGATGAACCAGACGGTAACTATCACGGATCAAAGGTCATTCGAGTTGTTAATCTCAAATCTTTGTTGCTTCAAACATTTAACTGCCAATGGAGAAGTGGCTTCTAGTAGTGGCATTTTTTAGCTACGTCTAGATGTGATTCTCCCTTAACAGTCCCTTCTCATCTCTAACCCCTTGGGATACATTAACAGGGCAAAAATCGCCAGGCCGGCTTCAGTCCCGAAGACATCATGGCCGATATGAAACAAGGCATTCCACATCACCTGAGGATTCTCATAGGGATCGCCTCCATATTGGTTCAGGAGGGCCACGAAAAGTAAATTCACGCCAACGGAAAAGAAGGGAACCCAAAATACCCGTTTGTCCCTTAATAAACGATAGCCTCGATAGGTTAAGACGCTAAAAATGACCGTTAAGATGATAAAAATGGGAATTTTTAGACGATCTTCTCCGGTTTGATAGCCCAAGAGATAGAAGACAGATATAAAAACTAAAGAGATAGCAAAAAAGATTCGTAACCCTCGACCAATTTGAGTGGGATGTTTAACTAAACTCTCTGCCCATAAAATAAATCCAGATACCAAGAAAAAATAAAACAAAAAATTAAGGACACTATAGTCACTTTCGTAGTACCAACATTGAGCGACATGCAGACCAATTTCAGAGGCAATGCCTACCATAATTAAGCCAAAGCCGACTTGACCGAAAAAAATGGTCTTGCGGGGAACCTCTAAAACGGCCAACCCCTCATAAAAAGCATTCATGGCTAGAGGAATTAGAGCAAAATTAAGCACATGACTGATGATGAGTCCCAACTTCCAGCCCCCGGTGATGCAAGTCCTCGGCAGTCCAACGGGAAACTCAGGCAGTCCTGGGAGACTCATCAGCAGCAGACTTAACCCGACAATTCCAACGGTAATTACAGCTCCAATAAAATACCACCGATGAGGGTTCATTGGCATCACTTCCCGATACAGAAACGACTAAAAATGCGATCCAACACCGACTCGGTAATTTCCTCGCCCGTGATTTCTCCTAATGCCTGAATCCCATCCCGCAAGTCAATCGTCCAGAAATCCAAAGGAAGCTCGGCGGTAATCGTCTCTTGGACTCGTTCTAGGGCTGACTTAGCGCGAGTTAACGCTGCCGCTTGACGTTGATTAATACAGAAGTCTACATTAGCTGTCTCAATGTCTTGGGCGTGGGCTTTCTCTAAAATTGCCGCTTCTAAGGCCTCAATCCCCTGTTGTTGGGCGGCAGCGGTGAGAACCGGCTGTTGGATATAGGGAAGTTGGGGGGGAACCTCCACTAAATCACACTTATTCAAAATAGCAATCAGGGGGCGATCGCACACCCGCTGATAAATCGCCTCATCCTCCGCCGTCCAGCCAGACACTGCATCCAGGACTAACAAGACCAAATCCGCCGCCTCCAACGCCTGGCGCGATCGCTCCACCCCCATCTGTTCAATGCGATCACTCGTCTGGCGAATCCCCGCTGTATCCAATACTTGCACCGGGATTCCCCCCACCACCAACTGAGATTCCACCACATCCCGAGTCGTTCCCGGTAAGTCGGTGACAATGGCGCGATCGCTGCGACTCCAGGCATTCAACAAACTGGACTTCCCCACATTAGGGCGACCCACAATCACCACCTTTAACCCCGTCCGCAACAACTCCCCCTGACTAGCTGTCTTCTCAATGGCCTCAATCTCCCTCAACACCGCCGCCAAATCCTCAACCACCTTCCCCTCATCCAAAGGGGGTAAATCCTCCTCAAAATCCACCCGGGCCTCAATTTCGGCCAAAATATCTAAACATTGACTGCGCAAATCACGAATCGGCTGGGCCAGTCGTCCCTGAACCCCCGCCAAGGCTGCCTGAGACGCCGCCTGAGACTGGGCCCCCACCAAATCCGCAATACTTTCAGCCTGAGTTAAATCAATGCGGCCATTGAGAAAAGCCCGTAACGTAAACTCTCCAGGATTGGCTAAGCGGGCCCCCGCCTCCACACATAACTGCAACACCTGTTGCACCACCATCATCCCTCCATGGCAATGAAATTCCACCACATCCTCGCGTGTGTAGGACCGAGGCGCTACCATAAGTAACAACAGGGCTTCATCCACCAACGCCGAGGTACCCGGATGACGAATCGTTCCGTAGAGAATGCGATGGGTCTCCCAGGGTTGTTTTCCCGGTGCATGAAACAAGCATTTGGCGATGGCGATCGCCTCGTCACCGGACAACCGCACGATTCCCACACTTCCCTGTTGAGGGACGACCGCTGTGGCAATGGCCACAATCGTATCCCGGCGTAGCACTGCTTCAGACATTCGTGACTGCTCTTTCTCATGGCGTTCTCATCCTAGTCTGTTGTACAGTCGATGGACAGTCAACAGTTCTCGCGATGGCGATCGCCCGGGCAACCCGGATCACCGTTCCCATCAATCTCAACGTTTGCACTCACTCATGACTCAACCGCTTGGTTCTCGCCTGGTTCACCATCTCATTCACCTGATAGAACGGGGGTGGCGGATTACCCGCTACTACTACTGGCGTTTAATCCGTCTCCAAGATCCCCCAGAGTATATTGCCCGAGGCGTAGCGGTTGGAGTCTTTGCAGGTTGCTTTCCCCTGTTTGGGATGCAAACCCCCATCAGCATCCTCCTGGCAATGGGGGCCCGAGGTCATAAGCTTTGCGCGGCGGTCTGCACCTGGATCAGTAATCCTCTCACCTATCTCCCCATCTATTGGTTAAACTTCCAAATCGGGCGCTTGCTCCTCGGATCGAGCAGTAATGCTCCCTCTCAATGGAACTCCTTAGAGATCTTCCTCGACCAAACTGGGGAGTTTTTTGCAGACTTACTGCTAGGATCTCTCGTCATGGCCACGATTTTGGCGATCGTCAGTTACTTCGGGAGTTTACGGCTGATTCACATCTGGCGCCTCAAACGGCAACTCGAACGCCAGCAGAACCGGCGAAAAAAGACTTACATTCCCCATGATTCTCGTCGATCTCATCTGATCTCATCGAACCAGTAACTCTTGAGAGTGTTTTCAGCAGCCGTTTGCTCAAAATATCGTCCGGTATAATCGAAGATAGAGATTTGTGGAGTCGGAGCTTCCTCACGTGGCAGGTGCGAGCAAAACCCTAGTGATCGGAACCCTTTTAGATAGACGCTATCGCATCAT
Proteins encoded:
- a CDS encoding ATP-binding protein, encoding MAGRQIKRQISYKHTLSELSVNRKDPCEVVRELISNSYDAGATQIKIYTLLQYHGFIFFDNGTGISQVRVKNDISPMDAFFSIGYSTKVKGGSVGYKCQGSKLCFACSKFALLTRCEDSQDNAWDYVDIDNPKQNLPRESYTVEPKSEHDPFAVLEFLLDQPDARTAPILNDLKDLFSQFSHGTLIFVKGLEVEDFSKYYGTDSKYPYIYEYIKHYTKHGDVTRLNAESTSFQVKDEEAFKNSYYSKDCSLCIWDYDRAELKEIKQGYPYVAIKKTKTKTGPSSDSISLPSQLKYLRSLRCSLRKAKTFRFEGQTYCLAFAVDGTRTALDFYEALGRQGSSRSGITLSSQQGTFLCSEGIKICEYNQLFLNEVFDLVKFSVLSDPKAQRHFVFMINGSFDLVTNRTSLTTESEKVVQSTRFLKEIESFVSNFYQTDNVFRDLVDRLNGEINSAKIEIQVKKFRESKDNLCKRHYFYVENIDILKDKRFYEPASGEEHGVGALYTVFANLVPDDSPYKKFWLRPLNFAAQGLDSIAEEKPNSTKSLKGLEYKYKFSIDEIFNHPLIITDQIVCWEVDLGSDKGDGDVLEVKDESGAKGVINLQAGDMQDIGFEIKDIDEPDGNYHGSKVIRVVNLKSLLLQTFNCQWRSGF
- the mnmE gene encoding tRNA uridine-5-carboxymethylaminomethyl(34) synthesis GTPase MnmE: MSEAVLRRDTIVAIATAVVPQQGSVGIVRLSGDEAIAIAKCLFHAPGKQPWETHRILYGTIRHPGTSALVDEALLLLMVAPRSYTREDVVEFHCHGGMMVVQQVLQLCVEAGARLANPGEFTLRAFLNGRIDLTQAESIADLVGAQSQAASQAALAGVQGRLAQPIRDLRSQCLDILAEIEARVDFEEDLPPLDEGKVVEDLAAVLREIEAIEKTASQGELLRTGLKVVIVGRPNVGKSSLLNAWSRSDRAIVTDLPGTTRDVVESQLVVGGIPVQVLDTAGIRQTSDRIEQMGVERSRQALEAADLVLLVLDAVSGWTAEDEAIYQRVCDRPLIAILNKCDLVEVPPQLPYIQQPVLTAAAQQQGIEALEAAILEKAHAQDIETANVDFCINQRQAAALTRAKSALERVQETITAELPLDFWTIDLRDGIQALGEITGEEITESVLDRIFSRFCIGK
- a CDS encoding DUF2062 domain-containing protein; translated protein: MTQPLGSRLVHHLIHLIERGWRITRYYYWRLIRLQDPPEYIARGVAVGVFAGCFPLFGMQTPISILLAMGARGHKLCAAVCTWISNPLTYLPIYWLNFQIGRLLLGSSSNAPSQWNSLEIFLDQTGEFFADLLLGSLVMATILAIVSYFGSLRLIHIWRLKRQLERQQNRRKKTYIPHDSRRSHLISSNQ